Proteins from one Gallus gallus isolate bGalGal1 chromosome 15, bGalGal1.mat.broiler.GRCg7b, whole genome shotgun sequence genomic window:
- the P2RX4 gene encoding P2X purinoceptor 4 isoform 3 (isoform 3 is encoded by transcript variant 3) gives MAACCGAVRGFLFEYDTPRIVLIRSRKVGLINRAVQLAILAYVIGWVFLWEKGYQETDSVVSSVTTKVKGVTMTNTSALGSRIWDVADYVIPPQEKNAVFVMTNMIFTLNQSQSHCPELPDDNTECNNNSSCVPGYVSTHSNGIQTGACIPYNSSIKTCEVFAWCPVEDDYHIPNPAFLQGAENFTILVKNNIWYPKFNFSKFAKYYKDSSGIETRTLIKAYGIRLDIIVFGKAGKFDVIPTMINIGSGLALFGVATVLCDIVVLYCMKKRYFYREKKYKYVEDYELGTSET, from the exons ATGGCTGCGTGCTGCGGGGCTGTGCGCGGCTTCCTCTTCGAGTACGACACCCCCCGCATCGTGCTGATCCGCAGCCGCAAAGTCGGGCTGATCAACCGCGCCGTGCAGCTCGCCATCCTCGCCTACGTGATCGG CTGGGTCTTTCTGTGGGAGAAGGGCTACCAGGAAACAGATTCCGTGGTCAGTTCTGTAACCACGAAGGTGAAAGGGGTAACGATGACAAACACATCCGCCTTGGGATCCAGGATCTGGGATGTAGCTGACTACGTCATCCCTCCCCAG GAGAAGAACGCTGTGTTTGTCATGACCAACATGATATTCACACTGAACCAGAGCCAAAGCCACTGCCCAGAG CTTCCAGATGATAACACAGAGtgcaacaacaacagcagctgcGTTCCAGGATATGTCAGCACCCACAGCAATG GTATCCAGACCGGGGCGTGCATACCGTACAACAGCAGCATCAAGACCTGTGAAGTCTTTGCATGGTGCCCTGTGGAGGATGACTATCACATACCCAA TCCGGCATTCTTGCAAGGAGCTGAGAACTTCACCATTCTGGTAAAGAACAACATTTGGTATCCCAAGTTCAACTTCAGCAA GTTTGCAAAATACTACAAGGATAGTAGTGGCATTGAAACACGAACGCTTATCAAAGCTTATGGCATCCGCCTTGATATCATAGTGTTTGGAAAG GCAGGAAAATTTGATGTAATTCCTACCATGATTAACATTGGCTCCGGCTTAGCGCTGTTTGGAGTG GCAACAGTGCTGTGTGACATCGTTGTCCTGTACTGCATGAAAAAGAGGTACTTCTATCGGGAGAAGAAGTACAAATACGTGGAGGATTACGAACTG GGCACAAGTGAGACATAA
- the P2RX4 gene encoding P2X purinoceptor 4 isoform 1 (isoform 1 is encoded by transcript variant 1), whose protein sequence is MAACCGAVRGFLFEYDTPRIVLIRSRKVGLINRAVQLAILAYVIGWVFLWEKGYQETDSVVSSVTTKVKGVTMTNTSALGSRIWDVADYVIPPQEKNAVFVMTNMIFTLNQSQSHCPELPDDNTECNNNSSCVPGYVSTHSNGIQTGACIPYNSSIKTCEVFAWCPVEDDYHIPNPAFLQGAENFTILVKNNIWYPKFNFSKRNILPTFSSSYLKNCIHDAQTDPFCPIFRLGKIVEAAGQNFQEMAVEGGVMGLQINWDCNLDRAASHCVPKYSFRRLDNKDSANTISPGYNFRFAKYYKDSSGIETRTLIKAYGIRLDIIVFGKAGKFDVIPTMINIGSGLALFGVATVLCDIVVLYCMKKRYFYREKKYKYVEDYELGTSET, encoded by the exons ATGGCTGCGTGCTGCGGGGCTGTGCGCGGCTTCCTCTTCGAGTACGACACCCCCCGCATCGTGCTGATCCGCAGCCGCAAAGTCGGGCTGATCAACCGCGCCGTGCAGCTCGCCATCCTCGCCTACGTGATCGG CTGGGTCTTTCTGTGGGAGAAGGGCTACCAGGAAACAGATTCCGTGGTCAGTTCTGTAACCACGAAGGTGAAAGGGGTAACGATGACAAACACATCCGCCTTGGGATCCAGGATCTGGGATGTAGCTGACTACGTCATCCCTCCCCAG GAGAAGAACGCTGTGTTTGTCATGACCAACATGATATTCACACTGAACCAGAGCCAAAGCCACTGCCCAGAG CTTCCAGATGATAACACAGAGtgcaacaacaacagcagctgcGTTCCAGGATATGTCAGCACCCACAGCAATG GTATCCAGACCGGGGCGTGCATACCGTACAACAGCAGCATCAAGACCTGTGAAGTCTTTGCATGGTGCCCTGTGGAGGATGACTATCACATACCCAA TCCGGCATTCTTGCAAGGAGCTGAGAACTTCACCATTCTGGTAAAGAACAACATTTGGTATCCCAAGTTCAACTTCAGCAA GCGAAACATCCTCCCCACTTTCAGTTCCTCTTATCTCAAGAACTGCATCCACGATGCCCAGACAGATCCCTTCTGCCCTATCTTTCGTCTGGGGAAAATAGTTGAAGCTGCAGGGCAGAACTTCCAGGAAATGGCTGTGGAG ggtgGGGTCATGGGGCTACAGATCAACTGGGACTGCAACCTCGACAGAGCTGCTTCCCACTGTGTGCCCAAGTATTCCTTCCGGCGCCTGGACAACAAGGACTCTGCCAACACTATCTCACCTGGGTACAACTTCAG GTTTGCAAAATACTACAAGGATAGTAGTGGCATTGAAACACGAACGCTTATCAAAGCTTATGGCATCCGCCTTGATATCATAGTGTTTGGAAAG GCAGGAAAATTTGATGTAATTCCTACCATGATTAACATTGGCTCCGGCTTAGCGCTGTTTGGAGTG GCAACAGTGCTGTGTGACATCGTTGTCCTGTACTGCATGAAAAAGAGGTACTTCTATCGGGAGAAGAAGTACAAATACGTGGAGGATTACGAACTG GGCACAAGTGAGACATAA
- the P2RX7 gene encoding P2X purinoceptor 7 yields MVAWGWMKDVFNYESPKLIRFPSVGLVCVKWFIYGVIAVYICYTLIVHKRYQEKEELTSSVRVTLKGVARVDRIWDAAEYTIPTQTRDSFFVMTNIIRTENQIQKTCPEYPTAKAICSSDKSCAKGIVDVHSNGVQTGKCVHYNITHKTCEIKAWCPVQGEERPPVPAVLRSSEDFTVFIKNNIHFPTFNYTVQNISPKLNTSCKFNKVTAPLCPIFRLGDILQEAKENFSEMAVKGGIIAIEIKWDCDLDSWSYYCSPEYSFRRLDDKTRTQYPGFSIRFARHYKLPDGTEQRTLFKAYGIRFDVLVFGMGGQFKLIELFTFIGSTIAYFGLAVTIIEMCFHLYNCSSCCKIQVCENVIRKKYETVLMPEQVILVSYVDKPHITLIKMPLRTSLQNAEGSIFEDHPVKSYDPRTCCSHKSNEKHGAAQSELRPLTQSSSSTNCPKWCCCGRCQVAQKHHEQLCCRKKEGQCITTTYWFAQLVLSRDTLNKALLYEDPFLDLTGHSSNSQLRRIAYKQYIHWRFGSFELEDRAIIPSCCRRLIRSTYPKENGNYTGFNLE; encoded by the exons ATGGTTGCGTGGGGCTGGATGAAGGATGTGTTTAATTACGAGTCCCCAAAACTGATCCGTTTTCCGAGTGTTGGACTTGTGTGTGTGAAGTGGTTCATTTATGGAGTTATTGCCGTGTATATTTG TTACACACTCATTGTTCACAAGCGCTATCAAGAGAAAGAAGAACTTACCAGCTCAGTTCGCGTTACCCTGAAAGGAGTGGCTCGTGTAGACAGGATCTGGGATGCAGCAGAATACACCATACCAACGCAG ACAAGAGACTCTTTTTTTGTGATGACCAACATCATTCGGACAGAAAATCAGATTCAAAAGACTTGCCCTGAg tatccCACTGCCAAAGCTATCTGCTCTTCAGATAAGTCCTGTGCAAAAGGGATTGTAGATGTCCACAGTAATG GAGTTCAAACTGGAAAATGTGTGCATTATAACATAACTCATAAAACATGTGAGATCAAGGCATGGTGCCCTGTTCAAGGGGAAGAAAGACCCCCCGT GCCAGCTGTTCTGAGGAGTTCTGAAGACTTCACAGTGTTTATAAAGAACAACATTCACTTCCCCACATTTAATTACACCGT acaaaatatttcaccCAAATTGAACACTTCCTGCAAATTCAACAAGGTAACCGCCCCACTCTGTCCAATATTCCGCCTGGGAGATATCCTtcaggaagcaaaagaaaacttctCTGAGATGGCAGTCAAG GGAGGAATCATTGCCATTGAGATTAAATGGGACTGTGACTTAGACAGTTGGTCTTACTACTGCAGTCCTGAGTATAGCTTCCGCCGCCTGGATGACAAAACAAGAACCCAATACCCTGGATTCAGCATCAG gttTGCAAGGCACTATAAGCTACCAGATGGGACAGAGCAGAGAACTCTTTTCAAAGCCTATGGAATACGGTTTGATGTCCTTGTGTTCGGCATG GGTGGACAATTTAAACTCATCGAACTGTTTACATTCATTGGGTCCACGATCGCCTATTTTGGTTTG GCTGTGACTATTatagaaatgtgttttcatttatacaattgctccagctgctgcaaaaTACAAGTATGTGAAAATGTAATCAGGAAGAAGTATGAGACTGTGCTGATGCCAGAACAG GTGATACTTGTGTCCTATGTCGATAAGCCACACATTACTTTGATAAAGATGCCTCTGAGAACAAGCTTGCAGAATGCTGAGGGCAGCATTTTTGAG GACCACCCTGTGAAATCCTATGATCCTCGcacctgctgcagccacaaGTCCAACGAGAAGCACGGCGCTGCACAGTCTGAGCTCAGGCCGCTCACACAAAGCAGCTCATCCACAAACTGCCCCAAGTGGTGCTGCTGTGGCCGATGCCAGGTGGCACAGAAGCACCacgagcagctctgctgccgaAAAAAAGAGGGGCAGTGCATCACAACCACCTACTGGTTTGCACAGCTGGTGTTGTCCAGGGACACTCTGAACAAAGCCCTTCTCTATGAAGACCCCTTTCTGGACCTGACGGGTCACAGTTCCAACAGCCAGCTGCGTCGCATTGCTTACAAGCAGTACATTCACTGGCGCTTTGGCTCTTTTGAGctggaggacagagccatcatcccaagctgctgcaggaggctgaTAAGAAGCACTTATCCCAAAGAAAACGGCAACTATACTGGTTTTAATTTGGAATGA
- the P2RX4 gene encoding P2X purinoceptor 4 isoform 2 (isoform 2 is encoded by transcript variant 2), giving the protein MAACCGAVRGFLFEYDTPRIVLIRSRKVGLINRAVQLAILAYVIGWVFLWEKGYQETDSVVSSVTTKVKGVTMTNTSALGSRIWDVADYVIPPQEKNAVFVMTNMIFTLNQSQSHCPELPDDNTECNNNSSCVPGYVSTHSNGIQTGACIPYNSSIKTCEVFAWCPVEDDYHIPNPAFLQGAENFTILVKNNIWYPKFNFSKRNILPTFSSSYLKNCIHDAQTDPFCPIFRLGKIVEAAGQNFQEMAVEGGVMGLQINWDCNLDRAASHCVPKYSFRRLDNKDSANTISPGYNFRFAKYYKDSSGIETRTLIKAYGIRLDIIVFGKAGKFDVIPTMINIGSGLALFGATVLCDIVVLYCMKKRYFYREKKYKYVEDYELGTSET; this is encoded by the exons ATGGCTGCGTGCTGCGGGGCTGTGCGCGGCTTCCTCTTCGAGTACGACACCCCCCGCATCGTGCTGATCCGCAGCCGCAAAGTCGGGCTGATCAACCGCGCCGTGCAGCTCGCCATCCTCGCCTACGTGATCGG CTGGGTCTTTCTGTGGGAGAAGGGCTACCAGGAAACAGATTCCGTGGTCAGTTCTGTAACCACGAAGGTGAAAGGGGTAACGATGACAAACACATCCGCCTTGGGATCCAGGATCTGGGATGTAGCTGACTACGTCATCCCTCCCCAG GAGAAGAACGCTGTGTTTGTCATGACCAACATGATATTCACACTGAACCAGAGCCAAAGCCACTGCCCAGAG CTTCCAGATGATAACACAGAGtgcaacaacaacagcagctgcGTTCCAGGATATGTCAGCACCCACAGCAATG GTATCCAGACCGGGGCGTGCATACCGTACAACAGCAGCATCAAGACCTGTGAAGTCTTTGCATGGTGCCCTGTGGAGGATGACTATCACATACCCAA TCCGGCATTCTTGCAAGGAGCTGAGAACTTCACCATTCTGGTAAAGAACAACATTTGGTATCCCAAGTTCAACTTCAGCAA GCGAAACATCCTCCCCACTTTCAGTTCCTCTTATCTCAAGAACTGCATCCACGATGCCCAGACAGATCCCTTCTGCCCTATCTTTCGTCTGGGGAAAATAGTTGAAGCTGCAGGGCAGAACTTCCAGGAAATGGCTGTGGAG ggtgGGGTCATGGGGCTACAGATCAACTGGGACTGCAACCTCGACAGAGCTGCTTCCCACTGTGTGCCCAAGTATTCCTTCCGGCGCCTGGACAACAAGGACTCTGCCAACACTATCTCACCTGGGTACAACTTCAG GTTTGCAAAATACTACAAGGATAGTAGTGGCATTGAAACACGAACGCTTATCAAAGCTTATGGCATCCGCCTTGATATCATAGTGTTTGGAAAG GCAGGAAAATTTGATGTAATTCCTACCATGATTAACATTGGCTCCGGCTTAGCGCTGTTTGGA GCAACAGTGCTGTGTGACATCGTTGTCCTGTACTGCATGAAAAAGAGGTACTTCTATCGGGAGAAGAAGTACAAATACGTGGAGGATTACGAACTG GGCACAAGTGAGACATAA